CGTCGTACATCGCAGGCTCCCGGCTCGTTATTTGGAGCCCAAGCCTGCAAACTGGCGCAACAATTAGCTATACAGGGGAGACTGATTTGGAAGCGGCTTTGCCTGCTGCGGATGATTACCGGGCGACGCTGCTTGCGCAGGACGGCAAGCTACTGGCTGAAAGCATCGGAATTACCGTTCAGTCGGGACTTAAGACAGCTAGAGCTGTCAACGTCGTTGTACCCGCCGACCTGACGGTGAAGCTTGTCAATGAACAGGGTGAAGCGATTGCCTCTGCTGCTGTATCACTAGCTGACCCGAACGGCGGCAAGACGTTAACAGCGGGATACACCGATGATGAAGGGGTCGCACATCTTCGTGCAGGTCAGGTGGGAGATGAAGCGATGCTTACATTCCAGCTGCCGCAGCCGTATGCACCGATGGAGCCGGAGGTGGTTACCCTGGGGCAGGGATTGATGGTTCGCAGAACAGCGGTCATCCGCTACGGTACCCTCATGGGAACCGTAACAGACCCGCGTGGCAATCCGGTCAGCGGTCTGACTGTTCAAGCGGTATCCGCAGGCAGAACCAGTTCGGCAGCGGTCAATGAGCAGGGAGTTTACACGCTTACACTGCCGGAAGGAAGTGCGCTGCTTACGGTGAAGCGGGTTGGAGACGGGCCGCGTCTTACATCAGGGACTGTCGCTGCTTTCGTTCAGCCGTCACAGACGAACCGATTGGACGTAAGCGTTCGGCCGGAAGAGACAGGAAGTGTGAAGGTTCATTTGGTGGAGCATCGATTCGGCGAGCCTGAGCGGGAGATTCCGTTATATTCCCGTCAGTATACGATTCGCACGATGAATGCGGACGGTACGCTTGTTAATGGGTACGAAACCGACGGGACCATGCATCTCACGGGGATTACTTCTGACAAGGTCAGCATCTGTGTCACGGACGGCCGGATTGAAGGTTGTTCCGAAGCGGCGCTGAATCAAGAAAATGAAGGCGAAACTACGGTACACCTAGTCGAAAGAAGCCTCGTTACCGGTATCATCGAGCTTCCTGTAGATCGAGAGCTGGAGCACGTGACTGCCGTATTGACGGAGAAAGATCAGGATGGAAAAACGGTGGGTTCCTCTTCGGCGTATTCCCTGTATAACGGCAGCTTCCGCATAGCGCTGGAACGGGCCGGGCACTACGAGCTGCGCCTGCAGACGGATACCGACCGTTCGGGCAATGAGCCTCTATCGGCTGCTGCGGCCTTTGAGATCAAGGAAGGGGAGCTTCATAACCTCGGCACGATGCGATTAGATGCCGGCGGTTGGTTCCAGAACAGGACCGGCAATCTGCTGTCTGCCCCTTCTAGTGCCGTGCACGACGGGAAAGTGAGTCTGCGTGGACAATTCCGTAACGGCGGCACAGCGTCTGCTGCCAGTGCCTCGCTTCTTCTTGAAGAGCCAAGAGGAACTTCTGTTATTCCCGAAAGCGTGATCGTGGGCGGGCAACCCGCCTCTGTGGAAATGGTTCGCCCAGGCCTTTATCGTGCTGCTTTACCTGGCGCAATCGCACCGGGGCAGGAGGGAGTCGCGCTCTACACGTTAAAGCTAACAGGAGATACCAGCAGTGGGAGTTCGATTGAGCCGCAGCTAAGCATTCAGTTTACCGCCGCAGGCTCGTCGGAGGCAGTCACCGAGCAAATCGGGACGACCAGCATTTTTCTAAATGATGTAATCTTGCATGCCCCTGAGGTTGTATCCAAATCGTCGTTTATGGTGGATGGATTGGCGCCACCCGGCAGTCAGGTTGCTGTGATGGACGGAGATTCGCTAATTGGCTCTGCAACAGCCTCTCCGAACGGCACTTGGTTCAGTCCAATTATACTCGGGGATCATTCGGAAAAAGGCATTCATTCGCTTCGTGCGATAGCCCGCATGCAGGATCAGAATGGTTCCGGTTCCTCTAAAGAGTCTGCCAGGACTTTGGTTCAGTTAGATCCTACACAACCCTATCCAACGAAATTAGAGCTATCTACGAGCTTGCATGGGCAGCCGACCGTTATGGATGTGGATTTGACGAACGGTATTGCAAGGTTTCCCTTCATCATCGATCCCTCAGCTCCTCTCCGCTTTGCAGTTCAGTTTCAAGAGCCTTCTCGCGTGGAGCATGTCAACCTATACATCGGAGGGGAAACGATACCGCTGACGTACAATCCGCTTTCACAGCGGTTCGAAGGGCTGAAGACGACACCTCACACGAGCTTGGATGCGATTTGGACGTCTTATGACATCAAGCCCTTGCCGTATTCAAATGCCAATCTCAGTGAGGAAGAGCTATTGGAAAAGCTTCCGGAAGGCTTGAGGAAGTATCATGCCACCGTCGAGCAGGCCGAACCTTCTTCTGCTTCAGCTTTAGCTGCCCCTGCCACAGACGGGCGGCATACAGCAGCGACGGTCACCTTGGCTAACGATGAGCTTCCGGACGATAAGATTACGGTCGAGTATTATACCGAGGACGTATCCGACTTTCATCCATCGCCATTGCCGGTCGGAGCGCCTCCCGTCTACGATCTTCGGTACAGCTTTGATGAAGATAAAGGCGTCATCGATGTCAGTGCCATCATGCCGGTCGATCAGGCGGTGGCGCTGTTTCCGAAAAGATCGGACCTGGTTCGCATACTAGAGGCGGACGCTCAAGCGGTCATCAGGGTGGGTGCGAACATGAAACTCGATGTGAAGACACCTGGAGCTGCCTCGCCTTTAGGTATACTGGGTGCCTTGAAAGCGGGATATGACTATCAACAGAAGATGAACGCGCTTGATTCTATGATGGATCAGACGCAAGGTTCCGAGTGCTTGCCGCCTCACTATAAGCAGTACTACGCCGATCGCCTTAATGATCTGAATGAGAGGCTGATAAAAAATCTGTCGACGCAGTACGTTTTGCAGCTAAGCGCAATGGGGCTGGCTTCGAGTGGAGTGGGCTTCTTGGGCGGCGTTGCTGTCATGGGTGTTTCGGCGGCTATTAACGCAAGGCTCAATTCACTTTTTCAGGAGCAGCTGGATAGTCTGCAAAAGGAATTTGCATCCGATCAGGCAAGCGCGGACTGCAAAAAGAAAGAAAAGGATGACAACGACAACGGCGGCATCCCTTCTCAGCATCCGCTGCCATCGGACAGAAGGATTCCTCCCGGCAGCAGCAGTAAGAAGCGATGGGCTGATCCGTTCTGGATCTACGACCCGAGCGGTTATGTCTATGAAGCTGTACCCTCCAATCGCCTCACCGGCGTAAAAGCAACAGCGCTTCAGCGCGGGGAAGATGGCGTGTATCGGGCGTGGGACGCTTCATGGTTCCTTCAGCAGAATCCGCTCTCCACAGAAGGGGAGGGACGCTATGGCTGGGATGTGCCGGAAGGCTCCTGGCAAATACAGTTTGAAAAAGAAGGCTACGAGACGGCTTACAGTCCCGAGCTGCAGGTGCTGCCTCCGCATTACGATGTCCATGTGGGCATGGTGTCTCGTCAGGCACCGAAGGTCACCGATGTACGTCAAGAGCAAGACGCATCGGCGCTGCTCCTGACGTTCAGCAAGTATATGCTGCCTTCGTCGCTGACAGCCGATACGGTTAATGTACAAACGAGTGACGGCAGCCAGCAAATCCCGATCCGCATAGAGCCGGTACATGCGGAGGCTGATGGGAAAGGCCGTCTTCTAGCCCGGACGTTCCGGCTTGTACCGCTCGAGCAGAATTGGACGGCGGAGGTCTCTTACCGGGTTCAAGTGGAGCCGTTCGTACAAAGCTATGCCGGAATACCGATGCAAGATGAATTCAGTCAAGACCTTGAGGTGAAGGAGACTTTGCCTGCCTACGAGGATGCAGCGGAGCAGGTTCAGATATTGCCTGCCGTGAACGCTATCGGGATCACCTGGCAGCAAAAGTCCGGAGCTGACCCTGATCATTATGTGCTGCAGTGGCGTGAATCCGGACAGAGTGCGTACTCGCAAGAGCTGACGGCAGCACCGGGAGCGGGCTTGCTGGCCGCACGCAATCTTCATCCGGGCACGAGCTACGAGCTTCGCCTTGTTTCCGTGGCTCCTGACGGCAGAGAGTCCAGCGGAGTAATGGTTACCGGTCAACCTCTGACCGTGGAGCAGCCCGCTGCAGATCGGACCCCGCCTGCTGCGCCCATGAATGCTTCCGCACTTATCGCGGACAACGGGCAAGGGCTAATTGCTCGGTGGACGGATCCTGCGGATGCCGACCTCAATAAGCTGCTGCTCAGGTTGCAGAAGCCTGGCGAGTCCGAGTTCGGTCCTGCAGTGCCCGTTGCGAAAGGCATCGGGCAGTACAGCTTTGCGCCTTTAACTCTTAACGGCACGTACCGAGTTAAGCTGAGCGCAGTGGATATTCGGGGCAATGAATCGGAGGCGGTGACTGTTACGGTAGAGCGGACCTCTTCGTCTTCATCCGGGCATGGCGGAGGAAGCACTGGAAGCGTTGGAGGTGCTGGAGGCGCTGGAGGGAGCGATCAATCGCCTGCTGATCCGCAGCCTGATCAGGATGAAGTCTCTCAAACGATCGAAGTGGGTAAAGCGATCTACGATTGGTTCGATGGCAAGGCCAAGTGGCGCATGAGGCCGAATCAGGCGTTGACTGGCGCAGAAGTCGAAGCAAAGCGACAACCATCATCTTTGCAGCCGCAAACAACGGCATCGGGCTACAGTGCGGCTTCCGATACGATTTCGTTCCAATCGACTACACGATTGCAGGGATCTTCAATCCGATTGACCCTTGCTTACGACCCGGCGTCATTAAATGGAAAGGACTCGCGAAAATTGGGTGTGTATCGGCTAGATGCTTCCGAACCTTCTGGATGGGTTTATATCGGAGGTTTGGTTGATGTTCATCATCATACGGTAACAGCTGAAATGAACGATTGGGGAAGCTACGTAGTGCTGTTCTATGACCGCAGCTTCAGCGATTTGGCGGGGCATTGGAGCCGTAAGGATATTGAAGCCTTAGTCGGCAAGCATCTGGTAGACGGAGTTAGCGATGATAGTTATAAGCCGGATGAAGCTGTGACCCGCGCTCAGGCTGCCAAAATGATCGCCCGTCTTCTCGAGGCTGAGGGGCGTAGCCCGGAAACACGTTCCCCTCCAACTGCTCAGGCTGAATTTCGTGATGTGAACCGAGATGCTTGGTATTACCCGTATATTTCCTCGCTTGCTGAAGCGGGAATCGTACAGGGCTCAGATGGCATGTTCCGGCCAGATGCACCGATTACCCGCGAGGAACTGGCGGTTATGCTGGAGAGGGCACTGCCTGCATCGAGGGCGGCTTCTCAAGCAGTCTTGGAGAGTTACGCTGATGCTGCTTCGGTGGCGGATTGGGCCAAGGCTGCTGTCAGTCAGGCAGTGGCAAGAGGATGGATGCAGGGGATGACCGCTGTAGAGCTTCAGCCTCAGCATACGGCGACTCGTGCTCAAGCCGGCGTCATGCTGCTGAGGATTTGGCAGGAGTTTGAAGTAAGTCAACTACAAACAGATTAAGCAGCAAGGAGTGCCTGTCGAGGTTTGCGACGGGGCTCCTTTTTCTGGTTAAACATGGAATTATTTTCACGCTGCTTAGTAAGAAATGTGCTAATATGGGGTTGAAACGAGGTGAGGGAGTGCATGCTCGAAGCGGTTGAGTTCCTTAAAAAAATCCCCTTTTATGGCGATCATTTTTCGTCATCAAGCTGATCTTTGATTTAGCTTTAACAAGTGCTTTTTATTTTGAGCATTCTTTTACGATTTTTTGGAATCTGGTTATTGTTGTAATCTCATTGATGATGTTCTTTTGGATTCACTTCATCTATTTCCATAAAAGGAAACGGCAAAGTTGGTTTCTTCATGTCCTCCTTATCGATTTCCTCATTTCAGCGGCTTATAGCTACGTTTATCTAAGTGGAAATTTCCCGAACCATGTTTTCATAGGGATTACCACACTTGCGATTCTAATGTTTGTCAAGGATACCCGGATGCTGCTCCTTACCTGTCTTCTGCTGCTAGCCGTATATGCCGGAACGATGGGCAGTTTGGATTGGTATGTATCTCATAAGCTTGATACCTCCGGTTATTTCGTTTCCTGCTCCTTTATTATTTTCGCGGGCATCGTAAGTGCTGTGATCCAGTATTATCAGCGGGCTCGGGAGAGTGCCTTGCAGTTGTATACCCTTTTGATGCAGTCTCATGAGCAATTGAAGGAGTATGCGCTCCATGCTGAAGAATGGGCAGCCGCTAGGGAAAGAATCCGCATTGCACGGGATATTCACGATACGGTAGGTCATAAATTAACGGCCTTATTGGTTCAAATGCAGTTAGCCCGCAAGCTCAGTGATGCGGATTCCTCACGCAGTCGGCAAATCTATCTGGAATGTGAAGAGTTAATCAAATCCTCTCTGCAAGAGATTCGGCTTTCGGTCAGGGCTATTCGGGATGAATCCTTGGGGGGTACCGCTCTGTATGACAGCCTCGAAAAGTTAAGTGCCGAGTTTACCAAATTCACCGGAGTTAACACCACTATGGAACTAAAAGGAGTTCCCGTCGCTCTGCCCCACAACCTTCAGCTAACCGTTTATCGCATGGTTCAGGAATCCCTCACGAATGCATACAAGCACGGTAATGCCCAAAATGTAAGTGTGTCATTAACCTACTCCGAGAGCGGATTTTCCCTAAACATACACAATGACGGACATGTCCCGGATGAACTTAACCCGGGTTTTGGCTTAATCGGGTTACAGGAAAGAGCGAAAGAATGGAATGGAGAGGTGCGATTTCATCTGGATCGGCACAAAGGATTTGCTGTTGAAGGAGCATTTCCATATTCTGCAGTAGAAAGGGAGCGTGTCCCGCTTTGAAAATTATGATCGTAGATGATCAGCGTCTCATGAGAGAGGGACTGGCTGCCCTTATCGGTTTTGAACCGGGCATGGAGGTAGTTGGCACGGCAATGGATGGCAGAGATGCTTACGCTAAAGCTTTGGAATGGCGGCCGGATGTGGTGTTGATGGATATTCGTATGCCGGGCATGGATGGTATCGAAGGAACTCAGCTGATCTTAAAGCATCTGCCGGAGACTAAAATCCTGATTCTGACTACCTTCGATGATGCGGAATTAATTATGCGTGCTTTGGAACAAGGCGTTCATGGGTATTTGTTGAAGGACATGCCTTCCGAGGCCATCGTCAGTGCGATTCAAACGGTTTATAACGGAGGGACAGTGCTTCAATCGGATATCACAGCTATGCTGTTGAACGAGTTCAAGAAAACGTCGCAACGGAACATGGAGGAACCGAATCCCCGTAGCACAGAAGATCCTGCTGGTCTGGAAGCCCTAACCGAACGAGAAAAGGAGATCCTTGTTTTATTGGGTCAAGGCTTCAATAACAGAGAGATTGCAGGTACCCTCGTCATCACGGAAGGCACAGCGAAGAATCACGTTTCGAACCTCATAGCCAAGCTTGGTTTGCGAGACCGAACACAGGCTGCACTCTTTGCAGTCCGTCATCAAGCTTTTATCCAGTAAAGACATGACTTTTGGCACATAGCATGAAAATTATCATGCTTTCTTGCACAAGTGTTCTGTCTTTTTGTTTGTAAATTCATGACTTTTCACAGCTTCATCTGTTTCTAATTCCATCTACAATCATTTACATAGGAGTTAAGAAAACATGATAAAAGGAGCTGTCTACAATGAAGAAAATCAAAATTGCCTACTGGATCATTACAGCATGCACGCTCATAGGCTTCGCACTCAGTGCCTTTAATGAGCTTGCTCGCACGCCGGAAACTTTTGTAAGTACCACGCAGCATCTTGGTTACCCAGCCTACTTTCTGACTCTGCTTGGAACAGCAAAAGTGATCGCGATCATCATTCTGCTGATTCCTAACTATTATAGGCTGAAAGAATGGGTATATGCCGGCCTGACGATTGACTGTATTTCCGCATTTTGGTCTGAGATGGCTGTAGGCAACCCTATGGGAAGCATCAAATCAGTCGTAGTCTTGGCGTTTGTGATGTTATCTTATTACTTGCTGCTGAGGATGGAGAAAGGCCGCTTAACTCACAATCGATCCCTTGGAATCGAGAACAGCTAGCGTTACTCCGCGCTCCTGCGCACTAGCATGAAGCCGATGTAACAAATCCGGAGTTTGTGTGTAAATAGGCGGGCAGTCAATGGCTTTATAATGGATGGGGATCAAGGTTTTCGCTCCTAATACATGAGCTGCCGAAACGGCTTGCTCCGGACTTAGTGAAATCGGTTGGCCGCTTGGAGGATCACCCCGGAAATTTACGATAGCTGCATTTACCGGCATACAAGCGATGTCGAATGGGCCGTAATCTTTTCTGATATTCCACCAATGTCCGTGCCATAGCGTATCCCCACAGTGAATGAGTTGGCGGCCACTGCCTTTGACGATCCAGCTAACTTGAGGATCACCGAATCCATCCATGGAAAAGGCGGGTGTGATCTCGGCTGATCCTACTAGGAGGCGTTGTCCGAGAGTGACGCCATGTAATTGTTTCAAAGAAGTGGGGCCTATGAATCTCATAGATTCAGATGACATGTAGACAGGAATTTCTGTGCCATAAGCTTGAGCAATGGCCTCTGGGTCGAAATGATCGGGATGGTGATGAGTGACCAGAACGGCGTCCACATCTCCGAA
This genomic window from Paenibacillus hexagrammi contains:
- a CDS encoding S-layer homology domain-containing protein, translated to MTGTVTYAVYREGTYVGSTDSLGYRDQGLPSRTAAAYEVKAVDATGASSSPLVIYAGTPTAGEQVLSRTDGGIAGNGLTESVALSGDGNTAAFVSKATNLLPGVGDGENGVLYVRDLKTNKLTTAYQPQTLQLSDIGNLSLSRDGRYLAFGAHDTDQISRIFVVDRSDGSMRSIAPSAAAGVHAPSISPSGDKLAFLTDAALTKDDTDEGTDIYVADLTKEEESFLRVQRVFDGKRLSSLCIAGTDAVVYRTEPWDVGSTALYLQKLGDEDPVFIAQNVTDYSVSADGRYTAYARQGSIYRYDATMGTSSLLAAGDSEHILYSDPVTSKDGQRIVYQYEDFQAPYGVYLNNHGAIWTNMQTSEQVKLGHPATYTDKIGMSETGGRIVYISEYFGVRDEFGNPYIEAMTDCPKGCSSDSPSGPVLDRAGWQAASLVRGQAQLGSDFLIRAEGTASNTVAATIRYKAWKPNGSGTEDKEALLPLPELAGKSGTYEAAFPLTEGIEQIVSVHVEMKDSEGQTAIRDAERLPVHVTGGGTFTLVTADASYIAGSRLVIWSPSLQTGATISYTGETDLEAALPAADDYRATLLAQDGKLLAESIGITVQSGLKTARAVNVVVPADLTVKLVNEQGEAIASAAVSLADPNGGKTLTAGYTDDEGVAHLRAGQVGDEAMLTFQLPQPYAPMEPEVVTLGQGLMVRRTAVIRYGTLMGTVTDPRGNPVSGLTVQAVSAGRTSSAAVNEQGVYTLTLPEGSALLTVKRVGDGPRLTSGTVAAFVQPSQTNRLDVSVRPEETGSVKVHLVEHRFGEPEREIPLYSRQYTIRTMNADGTLVNGYETDGTMHLTGITSDKVSICVTDGRIEGCSEAALNQENEGETTVHLVERSLVTGIIELPVDRELEHVTAVLTEKDQDGKTVGSSSAYSLYNGSFRIALERAGHYELRLQTDTDRSGNEPLSAAAAFEIKEGELHNLGTMRLDAGGWFQNRTGNLLSAPSSAVHDGKVSLRGQFRNGGTASAASASLLLEEPRGTSVIPESVIVGGQPASVEMVRPGLYRAALPGAIAPGQEGVALYTLKLTGDTSSGSSIEPQLSIQFTAAGSSEAVTEQIGTTSIFLNDVILHAPEVVSKSSFMVDGLAPPGSQVAVMDGDSLIGSATASPNGTWFSPIILGDHSEKGIHSLRAIARMQDQNGSGSSKESARTLVQLDPTQPYPTKLELSTSLHGQPTVMDVDLTNGIARFPFIIDPSAPLRFAVQFQEPSRVEHVNLYIGGETIPLTYNPLSQRFEGLKTTPHTSLDAIWTSYDIKPLPYSNANLSEEELLEKLPEGLRKYHATVEQAEPSSASALAAPATDGRHTAATVTLANDELPDDKITVEYYTEDVSDFHPSPLPVGAPPVYDLRYSFDEDKGVIDVSAIMPVDQAVALFPKRSDLVRILEADAQAVIRVGANMKLDVKTPGAASPLGILGALKAGYDYQQKMNALDSMMDQTQGSECLPPHYKQYYADRLNDLNERLIKNLSTQYVLQLSAMGLASSGVGFLGGVAVMGVSAAINARLNSLFQEQLDSLQKEFASDQASADCKKKEKDDNDNGGIPSQHPLPSDRRIPPGSSSKKRWADPFWIYDPSGYVYEAVPSNRLTGVKATALQRGEDGVYRAWDASWFLQQNPLSTEGEGRYGWDVPEGSWQIQFEKEGYETAYSPELQVLPPHYDVHVGMVSRQAPKVTDVRQEQDASALLLTFSKYMLPSSLTADTVNVQTSDGSQQIPIRIEPVHAEADGKGRLLARTFRLVPLEQNWTAEVSYRVQVEPFVQSYAGIPMQDEFSQDLEVKETLPAYEDAAEQVQILPAVNAIGITWQQKSGADPDHYVLQWRESGQSAYSQELTAAPGAGLLAARNLHPGTSYELRLVSVAPDGRESSGVMVTGQPLTVEQPAADRTPPAAPMNASALIADNGQGLIARWTDPADADLNKLLLRLQKPGESEFGPAVPVAKGIGQYSFAPLTLNGTYRVKLSAVDIRGNESEAVTVTVERTSSSSSGHGGGSTGSVGGAGGAGGSDQSPADPQPDQDEVSQTIEVGKAIYDWFDGKAKWRMRPNQALTGAEVEAKRQPSSLQPQTTASGYSAASDTISFQSTTRLQGSSIRLTLAYDPASLNGKDSRKLGVYRLDASEPSGWVYIGGLVDVHHHTVTAEMNDWGSYVVLFYDRSFSDLAGHWSRKDIEALVGKHLVDGVSDDSYKPDEAVTRAQAAKMIARLLEAEGRSPETRSPPTAQAEFRDVNRDAWYYPYISSLAEAGIVQGSDGMFRPDAPITREELAVMLERALPASRAASQAVLESYADAASVADWAKAAVSQAVARGWMQGMTAVELQPQHTATRAQAGVMLLRIWQEFEVSQLQTD
- a CDS encoding sensor histidine kinase; the protein is MLLLTCLLLLAVYAGTMGSLDWYVSHKLDTSGYFVSCSFIIFAGIVSAVIQYYQRARESALQLYTLLMQSHEQLKEYALHAEEWAAARERIRIARDIHDTVGHKLTALLVQMQLARKLSDADSSRSRQIYLECEELIKSSLQEIRLSVRAIRDESLGGTALYDSLEKLSAEFTKFTGVNTTMELKGVPVALPHNLQLTVYRMVQESLTNAYKHGNAQNVSVSLTYSESGFSLNIHNDGHVPDELNPGFGLIGLQERAKEWNGEVRFHLDRHKGFAVEGAFPYSAVERERVPL
- a CDS encoding response regulator, whose product is MIVDDQRLMREGLAALIGFEPGMEVVGTAMDGRDAYAKALEWRPDVVLMDIRMPGMDGIEGTQLILKHLPETKILILTTFDDAELIMRALEQGVHGYLLKDMPSEAIVSAIQTVYNGGTVLQSDITAMLLNEFKKTSQRNMEEPNPRSTEDPAGLEALTEREKEILVLLGQGFNNREIAGTLVITEGTAKNHVSNLIAKLGLRDRTQAALFAVRHQAFIQ
- a CDS encoding DoxX family protein, producing MKKIKIAYWIITACTLIGFALSAFNELARTPETFVSTTQHLGYPAYFLTLLGTAKVIAIIILLIPNYYRLKEWVYAGLTIDCISAFWSEMAVGNPMGSIKSVVVLAFVMLSYYLLLRMEKGRLTHNRSLGIENS
- a CDS encoding MBL fold metallo-hydrolase; protein product: MKVTKLPWAGIKVETDDTTLVIDPLYHFPTKFGQPHEPFFPLNEFGDVDAVLVTHHHPDHFDPEAIAQAYGTEIPVYMSSESMRFIGPTSLKQLHGVTLGQRLLVGSAEITPAFSMDGFGDPQVSWIVKGSGRQLIHCGDTLWHGHWWNIRKDYGPFDIACMPVNAAIVNFRGDPPSGQPISLSPEQAVSAAHVLGAKTLIPIHYKAIDCPPIYTQTPDLLHRLHASAQERGVTLAVLDSKGSIVS